ATGAAGCACCTGTGTACAACCCATCACACTTACTGGGTTTCTTCTCCACCTTCAATTCAGACGCTATTAAAAACGTAACGCTTTATAAAGGGGCGCAACCGGCGCAGTATGGTGGTCGACTATCATCGGTGGTAGATATTAAAATGAACGAGGGCAACAACCAGGACCTGGACGTAAGTGGTGGTATTGGTTTGATCGCTTCACGCCTCATGGTGGAAGGACCGTTGCAAAAGGGCAAGTCTTCTTTCCTGGTCTCAGGCCGTAGAACCTATGCCGACTTGTTCCTACGCTGGCTGGGCGATTCCTCCTTGCGTAATGCCCGCCTTTATTTTTACGATCTCAATACAAAACTGAATTTCCAGTTGGGTAAAAACGACCAGCTCTTTCTCTCGGGTTATTTTGGGCGAGATGTATTAAGCCAGCAAGACATTGCCGGTATTAATTGGGGCAACACCACCAGTACGCTGCGTTGGAATCATATTTTCAATGAAAAGCTGTTCTCCAACACCTCGCTTATTTATAGCAACTACGATTATAAGATCACTACCAACACCGAAGCCACCGACTATCACATACGCTCCCGCATCCGCGACTGGAACCTGAAGGAAGAAGCACAGTGGTATGCCAACACCCGCAATACGCTCACCTTTGGGCTTAATGCCATCTATCATACCATTAAGCCCGGCGAGATATCTGTAGGTAATGAGAATGAAATGGTGTCCGAAGATCTGCAGGACCGCTACTCGCTGGAAAGCGCGCTGTATGCAAGTAATACCTGGCGCGCTTCCGATAAGTGGAGCCTTACCTATGGATTGCGTCTTTCTGCCTTTACTATTTTGGGAGAAGGAGATTATTACCATATTGATGCTGATGGAAATGTCACCGATACGCTACACTACAACCGTGGCGAAGTGGTGAAAACCTATATTGATCCTGAGCCACGCATTGCAGCCAGCTACCAGTTGAATAGCAGCAGTGCGCTGAAGCTATCCTACTCGCGCAATGTGCAGAACCTGCACCTAGTTTCTAATTCTACATCAGCCTCACCTACCGATAAGTGGGTGGCCAGTACCAACATCATAAAACCAGAGAAAGCGGATCAATTAGCGTTGGGGTATTATAAATCATTGAATGATCCACGTTATGAACTGAATGTAGAGGCTTATTATAAGACCATGCAAAATGTAATTGACTATCGCAACGGCGCGCAGGTATTTACCAATGAGCCTATTGAAACGCAACTGTTGTTTGGAAAGGGTAGGGCCTATGGTATGGAATGGCTGTTTAAAAAGAAGGCAGGCCGGTTTAGCGGTTGGGTCAGTTATACACTCTCCAAAACAGAGCGCCAGATAGAAGGCATTAATAATGGACAGTGGTACAATGCGCGTCAAGACCGCACACATGACATTGCTATAGTAGGAATGTATCAGCTGAATAACAAGTGGACGCTGTCAGCTAATTGGATCTATTATACCGGCGATGCGGTTACTTATCCTACCGGCAAATACCGGTTAGATAATGAAGTGTACTTCTATTTCAGCGACCGCAACGGCTACCGCATGCCCAACTATCATCGACTGGACCTAGGTGCTACACGACAGTTAAAGAAGGGTAAGAAGTTTTCTTCTGAATTGAACTTTAGCCTGTTTAACGCCTATGGACATGCGAACGCTTACCAGATCAGTTTCCGTGAAAGCGAAACGGATCCTTCTAAAACCGAAGCGGTGCAAACCTCGCTGTTCACGTTTGTGCCTTCTATTACCTACAACTTTAAATTTTAAGGATGAAGCTTTTAGTAAATAGTTTTTTGTTAATACTGCTGGTGGGTGTAACGGCCTGTGAGAAAGTGATTGATATAGACGTGCACGAAAGCGATACGCTGTATGTGATAGAAGGAGTAATAACCAATGAGTCCGGCAACTGTAATGTATACGTAAGCCGCACCCAGCCTTTTAATGAAGACAACAATTTTGAGCAGGTGAGTGGCGCTGCCGTTAAAATAAAAGACAATGGCCAGGAAATCGTATTAACAGAGACAAGGCCAGGCGTGTACCAAACAACTACACTTACTGGAATTCCTGGCCACCGTTATGATCTCTCAGTATCCATCAATAACCAGGTGTTCACTGCCACCTGCACCATGCCGCAGCCCGTAAAGATAGATACACTATACGTAGCACCCGGCCCCTTTGGGCAGTTTCAGTTTGCTACCGTAGGCTATACCGATCATGCCGGAGCTAACAACCAATATCGTTTTGTGCAATATGTAAATGGCACCAAAGACCCGGAGATCTTTTGGGAGAATGATGAATTTACCGACGGCCAAAAGATAGTGGTACAACTGGATACTGGCGTAGACAAAAAGGACGACCCTCGTAACATTAATAGCGGTGATCAGGTAACTGTTGAAATGCAAGGATTGGATGAAGCTGTCTTCAAGTACTGGTACTCGCTCCAATCCGATGGCGGCGATGGGGGCGGTAATTCCGCCGCTCCTGCTAATCCTGTTACTAATATCAAAGGCGGCGCCCTTGGTTATTTCAGCGCTCATACTATTGACCGAAGGACGGTTATAGCGCCTTAAGGAAATGTGAGAAAAGCTTCACACTTTATGTAGCGGGTTTCACGCAGAGGCGCAGAGACGCGGAGAAAGGGCTGCAAAGAATAAAAAGAACTTAAATAAAAAAGCACTCCACATTTAGGAGTGCTTTTGTTTTATAGTCGGTCTTTCTTAGCGTCTTCTCATCTTAGCGCCTTTGCGTGAAACCATTCTTCCTTTCTTTCCCTCTGTGGACTGTCGTCTGTCGACCGTGGACTTCTTCTCATAGCTCATAGCTCGCAACTTTCCCTTCCTTCTTCCTTCCTTGTCAACTTCTCAACCTATCAACCTAAATCAGCCATCAGCCATCCCCACATCAGCCATCCATTCTAAATCCACTAATCCGCGGTATACCCTTTAGGCAAAGTAGGCATTTCCAAACCATCAATATATAAAGTAGCTAATGCTTTTGCCAAATAAGGATATACACCTCGGTTGTTGGTTAATACAATGAAGGTTAACTTCTCCTTGTCGAACCGAACAAAATCGGCCAATGCGGGCCCGCCGCTATGTTCAATCAGTTTGTGACCTTGATAATCAGGCGTAATGATCAGGCCCAGGCCAAAGCTTCCCGCTTTACCATTGGTTAGCATTACAGGGTTTGATAGCAACTCTTTGGTTTTTGCAGAAAGAAAATCCCCCTTGTCAAAAAGGGTTGCTGTTTTAGCAACGTTTTCTATGGAGCTATAAATACCGCCAGCAGAATAGCCGGTAGCGCCAAACCACATCTGGTTAATACGTAGTGTAGAATCCTTTTTGAACCAATGATACTCTTGTGCCTGCTCTGGAATAATGTCGAAGTCAGAGAGATCGCCAATGTTAGGATTATTGACATAGGTGTGATTAAGGGTTAAAGGTTCCAGAACATATTTCTTCAAGGCATTGAAGTAGGTTAGTCCGGTTACTTTTTCAATAACGTATTGCAGTACCCAATAATCACTGCTAACGTAGAAATCGCGCGAGCCGGGTTCGTATTCTAATGGCATTTGCGCTGCTAATTTATAGGCCATACTACTGTTTTGGGCTTTGGAGAAGTTAGCTATTTTAATACCCGATTGATGGGCGGCCAGTTGTTGTACTGTTATTTTCTTCCACTCCACAGGAACAGAGTCAATCAGTTCGTCTAAGGTTTGATTGGGTTGTAAAAACTTGTTGTCAAAAAGCTTTCCGAGCAATAAGGCGCAATAAATTTTAGAGCAGGAAGCCAGCTGAAACGCAGTGTTTTTAGTAACGTTTTGATTGAAGCCAATATGAGCTTTCCCTAGTGTGCCTATTGTCTCTATCTTACCATCTCTAACCACAGCATAGGCCAGGCCGGGAATATGTTCTTTCTGCATTAGATTGTTTAGAAAGACCCTTACTTCCTTTTCTTTTGGCTGGGCATGGCAAATAGTAGAAGGGGCAATGAAACACAGTAACAGTAGCAGTGTAGTGAATAAGCTAAAATAAAATTGTCCGTTCTTGTTTTTGGGCATCTGCTTTTTCTTCATGGCTAACAGCGATTTGGTTGTTGAAGACAAAATTGGGCAGGTAGTAAGCCATATAAAAACCTTTGTGTATGAGGCTGCTATTTATTTGTGTGAAACGTCTGGGCCGGGTTGATGTTACCTATAATAACGGCTACCTTTGTTTGCATACCCT
This genomic interval from Flavisolibacter tropicus contains the following:
- a CDS encoding serine hydrolase domain-containing protein is translated as MKKKQMPKNKNGQFYFSLFTTLLLLLCFIAPSTICHAQPKEKEVRVFLNNLMQKEHIPGLAYAVVRDGKIETIGTLGKAHIGFNQNVTKNTAFQLASCSKIYCALLLGKLFDNKFLQPNQTLDELIDSVPVEWKKITVQQLAAHQSGIKIANFSKAQNSSMAYKLAAQMPLEYEPGSRDFYVSSDYWVLQYVIEKVTGLTYFNALKKYVLEPLTLNHTYVNNPNIGDLSDFDIIPEQAQEYHWFKKDSTLRINQMWFGATGYSAGGIYSSIENVAKTATLFDKGDFLSAKTKELLSNPVMLTNGKAGSFGLGLIITPDYQGHKLIEHSGGPALADFVRFDKEKLTFIVLTNNRGVYPYLAKALATLYIDGLEMPTLPKGYTAD
- a CDS encoding TonB-dependent receptor — encoded protein: MRTFLCSLFFLLPFLGKTQRMEDVRISLRLQDVSLQTLMQRIESLTPFRFQARAEDIEREAHISIQATDQPVSDILKKALTGRHLQFRQVGTNIILSRKETNTGTGKKYALHGTIRSAKSGETIIGATISIVNTSTATTTNEYGFYSLTLPEGQYTVQLSAVGLETKQVAVDLTKDSQLSLNLEEESKELATVTVTASATATSRKSPQMSMERINVRSVRNIPVIFGERDVLKTMQLLPGVKSAGEGNSGFYVRGGTADQNLILLDEAPVYNPSHLLGFFSTFNSDAIKNVTLYKGAQPAQYGGRLSSVVDIKMNEGNNQDLDVSGGIGLIASRLMVEGPLQKGKSSFLVSGRRTYADLFLRWLGDSSLRNARLYFYDLNTKLNFQLGKNDQLFLSGYFGRDVLSQQDIAGINWGNTTSTLRWNHIFNEKLFSNTSLIYSNYDYKITTNTEATDYHIRSRIRDWNLKEEAQWYANTRNTLTFGLNAIYHTIKPGEISVGNENEMVSEDLQDRYSLESALYASNTWRASDKWSLTYGLRLSAFTILGEGDYYHIDADGNVTDTLHYNRGEVVKTYIDPEPRIAASYQLNSSSALKLSYSRNVQNLHLVSNSTSASPTDKWVASTNIIKPEKADQLALGYYKSLNDPRYELNVEAYYKTMQNVIDYRNGAQVFTNEPIETQLLFGKGRAYGMEWLFKKKAGRFSGWVSYTLSKTERQIEGINNGQWYNARQDRTHDIAIVGMYQLNNKWTLSANWIYYTGDAVTYPTGKYRLDNEVYFYFSDRNGYRMPNYHRLDLGATRQLKKGKKFSSELNFSLFNAYGHANAYQISFRESETDPSKTEAVQTSLFTFVPSITYNFKF
- a CDS encoding DUF4249 domain-containing protein, producing MKLLVNSFLLILLVGVTACEKVIDIDVHESDTLYVIEGVITNESGNCNVYVSRTQPFNEDNNFEQVSGAAVKIKDNGQEIVLTETRPGVYQTTTLTGIPGHRYDLSVSINNQVFTATCTMPQPVKIDTLYVAPGPFGQFQFATVGYTDHAGANNQYRFVQYVNGTKDPEIFWENDEFTDGQKIVVQLDTGVDKKDDPRNINSGDQVTVEMQGLDEAVFKYWYSLQSDGGDGGGNSAAPANPVTNIKGGALGYFSAHTIDRRTVIAP